The genomic interval TTCACCAAGTGTTCTTTTTGTATAGTCATACAAAACATACGTTTTTAACTTTGGGTCCCACTTGATACGGCTTGCTGTAATTTTATACGTAAGTTTATCTTTTTCAAAATGTTCCAATGAAAAATTGAATGCTGTTTTTGATTCTTCATTAAAACTGTTTACAAAAATAAAATCGTGATCATTAATTTGTCTGTAAACATTGGTGTTCTCGCCCCGCATGAGCTGCTTTCCATTTCCTTTTAAATAGGTGTACCTAAAATTGTTATACCCTTCGCTGGCAGCCGGAACTATAAAAAATCCCATCAGCAAAACAAAGACTGAAACGATAGATGCTCCAATAATATAAGGACGTAAAAAACGTGTAAATGAAATTCCTGAACTCAAAATGGCAATAATCTCAGTATTATTAGCCAGCTTTGAAGTAAACCATATTACCGATAAAAACAGGAATATCGGAAATAAAGAATTGATAAAATAAATTGTAAAATTGTAATAATAGAATGCAATGTCTAAAAACGGAATTTTGTTTTCGAGCATTTTATTTACTTTTTCAGAAACGTCAATTACGATTCCGATTGGTGCAAACAAAAGCAGCATCACAGAAAAAGTTCCGAGATATCTTTTTAAGATGTATTTATCTATTATTGACAGCATATAGTTTTTTTGTTTTTATTGTTTCAGGTTTCAGGTTTCAAGTTCTCTACAGAACCTGAAACCTGAAACCTGAAACTTGAAACTTTTTTAAAGTCTTTGACTCATATTTTTAACCATCATTTCTTTCCATGGTCTAAAATCGCCTGCTAAGATATGTTTTCTAGCCTCACGAACCAACCACATATAGAAACCAAGATTATGAATAGTTGCAATTTGTTTTCCTAAGTATTCATTAGCTGCAAACAAATGACGTAAATATGCTTTTGTATATTCTGTATCAACAAATGTATGCCCCATTTCATCGATTGGAGAAAAATCAGCTTCCCATTTTTTGTTTTTGATATTGATTGTTCCATTTGCTGTAAACAGCATTCCGTTCCTTGCGTTACGGGTTGGCATAACGCAGTCGAACATATCAATTCCTAATGCAATATTTTCTAATATATTTATAGGAGTCCCTACTCCCATTAAGTAACGAGGTTTATCTTCCGGAAGAATTTCGCAGACAACTTCTGTCATGACATACATCTCTTCTGCTGGTTCACCAACTGAAAGTCCACCAATTGCATTTCCCTGCTGACCTGCATTTGCAATATATTCAGCAGACTGGCGGCGTAAATCTTTGTAAGTACTTCCCTGAACAATCGGGAAAAACGTTTGTTCGTAACCGTATTTATAAGGAACTTTTTCCAGGTGATTAATGCATCGGTCTAACCAGCGGTGTGTCATATGCATAGATCTCTGTGCATATCTGTAATCGCAAGGATAAGGCGTGCATTCGTCAAATGCCATAATGATATCAGCACCAATTGTACGCTGAATTTCCATTACATTTTCTGGAGTAAAAACATGGTAAGAACCATCAATGTGCGATTTGAACTTTACTCCTTCTTCTTTAATTTTTCTGTTTGAAGAAAGAGAATACACCTGATATCCTCCAGAATCAGTCAAAATATTACGATCCCAATTCATGAATTTATGCAATCCTCCGGCTTTTTCAAGAATTTCTGTCTGCGGACGTAAATATAAATGATAAGTATTTCCAAGAATAATATCCGGATTAATATCGTCTTTTAATTCACGCTGATGCACTCCTTTTACAGAAGCTACTGTTCCAACAGGCATAAAAATAGGCGTTTCAATTACGCCGTGATCTGTAGTTATACTTCCCGCTCTCGCTTTAGACTGCGGATC from Flavobacterium sp. carries:
- a CDS encoding LptF/LptG family permease — protein: MLSIIDKYILKRYLGTFSVMLLLFAPIGIVIDVSEKVNKMLENKIPFLDIAFYYYNFTIYFINSLFPIFLFLSVIWFTSKLANNTEIIAILSSGISFTRFLRPYIIGASIVSVFVLLMGFFIVPAASEGYNNFRYTYLKGNGKQLMRGENTNVYRQINDHDFIFVNSFNEESKTAFNFSLEHFEKDKLTYKITASRIKWDPKLKTYVLYDYTKRTLGELNDVIEKSPEKSVKFKFELADLTPVVYIAETLTLGKLYDFIEKERKRGSGNINTYLVVLYKKYSIPVSAFILTIIAVSVSSMKRRGGMGMNLAIGIAIAFSFVFFDKIFGTLAEKSTFSPLLAVWFPNIVFGILAVYLLRNAKR
- the tgt gene encoding tRNA guanosine(34) transglycosylase Tgt, with the protein product MKFDLLQKDPQSKARAGSITTDHGVIETPIFMPVGTVASVKGVHQRELKDDINPDIILGNTYHLYLRPQTEILEKAGGLHKFMNWDRNILTDSGGYQVYSLSSNRKIKEEGVKFKSHIDGSYHVFTPENVMEIQRTIGADIIMAFDECTPYPCDYRYAQRSMHMTHRWLDRCINHLEKVPYKYGYEQTFFPIVQGSTYKDLRRQSAEYIANAGQQGNAIGGLSVGEPAEEMYVMTEVVCEILPEDKPRYLMGVGTPINILENIALGIDMFDCVMPTRNARNGMLFTANGTINIKNKKWEADFSPIDEMGHTFVDTEYTKAYLRHLFAANEYLGKQIATIHNLGFYMWLVREARKHILAGDFRPWKEMMVKNMSQRL